A portion of the Corticium candelabrum chromosome 5, ooCorCand1.1, whole genome shotgun sequence genome contains these proteins:
- the LOC134180244 gene encoding uncharacterized protein LOC134180244, with product MARDPWHKKVKPNLPDLRKNIRPVSSGLLDELYAHQVINRSDFTALTSLDTEETRARDLLEDKLPLKGPESFDKLCDQLSRCGGYERVLKQLRGAASNVFVEAWRAEKDEEARKALDGARGETISDDGARAETAADDASDYESLRLVVPVPATESVVRFGKWMGVQPKRVSFYIPPDCQNDFQAIEEKVMLACTAAGISNGNVQMIYESVDEESGEVLVKLQSPQEGARAVVCDKVMLTSFLLHCEPASEFRIDRDALIATLSNHLNISDEDVAVKEILDDSKVIVSLPLQGVAALFDVFTNAKKGFALAVELKSQVDKLSHVEVQIGCLHLPLPLIPPVEAPEELAEDAFLVKTPDEHLQHVLACRFSGDDNAKAVEAACIKLTEMDSKDSKEAMPWKNKYLFYAAGAGQVEMCDVLLQQEADPRAFVQRGNRQLSAIHVAAQGDHVDVIKSLLKLEEAAEEDAAGRGPARDDTVTEESGMSEAVEEEAARVGAKEQATRREIVNLCGTRDKNTPLHWASWYGNYNTVELLLQQQADLNVVNGSGCAPLHYAAASGSAKCIKLLTDAEADKEVRTTTLNLTPLDVAIQEHQVDAVQSLLDAKVNPTLTTKHCLQPIHFAASLGDHRCLRLLIREGVGCRDGSLFGNSMDLAKKAGHLIEVIDTVTEAMEDREINKASKVKDLEDKLKNISQDVELLNGRCTTLTNDSKKLEEEVKKLSDDLKEQEKEAEENQQKAKELEEKLTKEQDQLTTQVEAEKKKFEELSEEVTKFKQEHDDLEQKIKLLEQTAIVMQDDISKLEQTVGTEDPTEASESTLAEATALDKPLGTERDTAETTGRPQAAAAAASVEALAEDSP from the exons ATGGCTCGCGATCCGTGGCACAAGAAGGTGAAACCTAACTTACCAGATCTCAGGAAGAATATAAGACCTGTGAGTTCCGGTCTGCTGGACGAGCTCTACGCTCACCAAGTCATCAACAGGAGCGACTTCACTGCCTTGACGTCCCTCGACACTGAAGAGACACGAGCACGTGACCTGTTGGAGGACAAGCTGCCACTCAAAGGACCAGAATCCTTTGACAAACTGTGCGACCAGCTGTCCAGATGTGGAGGCTACGAGCGCGTTCTCAAACAGCTGCGCGGTGCAGCGTCAAACGTCTTCGTTGAGGCATGGCGTGCAGAGAAGGATGAAGAAGCAAGGAAGGCACTAGATGGAGCTCGAGGAGAAACCATATCCGACGATGGAGCTCGAGCAGAGACCGCAGCCGACGATGCATCTGACTATGAAAGTTTAAGGCTTGTGGTGCCTGTTCCAGCTACGGAGTCGGTCGTCAGGTTTGGAAAGTGGATGGGAGTGCAGCCAAAACGCGTTTCGTTCTACATTCCTCCAGATTGTCAGAATGATTTTCAAGCAATCGAAGAGAAAGTGATGTTGGCATGTACAGCAGCTGGAATCAGCAATGGCAACGTCCAGATGATTTATGAGAGTGTGGATGAGGAGAGTGGAGAGGTTTTAGTCAAGTTACAGTCTCCTCAAGAGGGAGCTCGTGCTGTTGTTTGCGACAAGGTCATGCTTACCTCTTTTCTACTGCATTGCGAGCCAGCATCCGAGTTTAGAATCGACAGGGATGCTCTCATCGCCACTCTCTCGAATCATCTCAATATTTCTGATGAAGATGTTGCAGTCAAGGAAATCTTGGATGACTCTAAGGTTATCGTTAGTTTGCCACTTCAGGGAGTAGCCGCATTGTTTGATGTCTTTACCAATGCCAAGAAAGGTTTTGCTCTTGCTGTCGAATTAAAGAGCCAAGTAGACAAACTGTCTCATGTTGAAGTGCAGATAGGTTGTCTGCATCTGCCATTACCGCTTATACCACCTGTAGAGGCTCCTGAAGAGTTGGCCGAAGATGCTTTTTTGGTAAAGACTCCTGACGAGCACTTGCAGCATGTCCTTGCATGTCGGTTTTCAGGTGATGACAATGCGAAGGCTGTAGAAGCTGCCTGCATCAAGCTTACAGAGATGGATTCAAAGGATTCAAAGGAGGCAATGCCATGGAAAAATAAGTATCTCTTTTATGCAGCAGGTGCAGGTCAAGTTGAGATGTGCGATGTATTGCTTCAACAAGAAGCAGACCCAAGAGCTTTTGTTCAGAGAGGCAACAGACAGTTGTCAGCCATTCACGTAGCCGCCCAAGGTGACCATGTCGATGTCATCAAGTCTTTACTGAAACTAGAAGAGGCTGCCGAGGAGGACGCTGCCGGAAGAGGACCAGCTAGAGATGACACTGTTACAGAAGAATCTGGCATGTCAGAAGCTGTCGAGGAAGAAGCTGCCAGGGTGGGAGCTAAAGAGCAAGCTACTAGAAGAGAAATTGTGAATTTATGTGGCACTAGAGACAAAAACACACCATTACACTGGGCATCTTGGTATGGCAACTACAACACGGTAGAACTTCTTCTTCAGCAACAGGCAGATCTTAATGTTGTGAATGGTTCTGGATGTGCACCTCTTCATTATGCTGCTGCATCTGGAAGTGCAAAATGCATCAAGCTTCTGACTGATGCAGAAGCAGACAAGGAAGTTCGTACCACAACCCTTAATCTCACTCCACTTGATGTTGCCATTCAAGAGCATCAAGTTGATGCAGTGCAAAGTCTGTTAGATGCTAAAGTCAATCCTACTCTCACAACTAAACACTGTCTGCAGCCTATTCATTTTGCTGCTTCACTAGGAGATCACCGCTGTCTTCGACTGTTGATTAGGGAAGGTGTTGGGTGCCGAGATGGATCATTGTTTGGAAATTCAATGGACTTGGCTAAGAAGGCAGGACATCTCATAGAAGTTATTGATACAGTAACTG AGGCAATGgaagacagagaaataaaTAAG GCTTCAAAGGTGAAAGATTTGGAAGACAAGTTGAAGAACATTAGCCAGGATGTGGAACTTTTGAATGGCAGATGCACAACACTGACAAATGACTCAAAGAAACTTGAAGAGGAG GTTAAGAAATTGTCCGATGATTTGAAAGAGCAAGAGAAAGAA GCTGAGGAGAACCAGCAGAAAGCCAAGGAACTGGAAGAGAAGCTAACAAAGGAGCAAGATCAGCTGACAACGCAG GTTGAAGCCGAAAAGAAAAAGTTTGAAGAGCTTTCAGAGGAAGTTACCAAATTTAAGCAAGAGCATGATGACCTAGAGCAAAAG ATTAAACTACTGGAGCAGACAGCTATAGTAATGCAGGACGACATTTCGAAGCTAGAACAGACAGTTGGCACTGAAGATCCTACAGAAGCTAGTGAGTCCACACTTGCTGAGGCAACAGCTTTAGACAAGCCACTAGGCACTGAGAGAGATACTGCAGAAACAACTGGTCGCCCAcaggctgctgctgctgctgcttctgttGAAGCACTAGCTGAAGATTCTCCATAG
- the LOC134179821 gene encoding uncharacterized protein LOC134179821 gives MSHVVDSTTSGCYTDEGTSELVPSVFVLHSDAARDFELGRFVVSAIADLGLSVYHLALESFVTKREALETALEQAQYYVVIFSEKFKKDAKSAKHLNILFEKFVSRRQKTVLPVHFDVSEQKMRNMFPVFNVFCAKQVSSSSDLQAESKRLARELYFLIRKSKHEQCVGHSGLQWDWEKEATVVEAERLEWCSIRNIQTVSLTGKISDIFVVMATGSDSLSDLVPGDLIVSVGGHAIEQIDKNQELKQTAGEEGKPFQVAVRRVIKKPNYMTFHFFEQFHEDDSDHTTSVDNTEQNTNDGRITVFVGCSDENKDDKDWAVRLACALSDLGFVQMLVCERLFANFCDRLNVALKSSYYIPIFSPLGFSEAAANCLVNIDQLNTMFDQFMDYDKKVLPIARCGMTWKELTDKLPTFCQRPLEISSDVDVTKSIMDTARKFYDEVPAVNSSLEWEWSSTTKTVVCCLSISLSQIQVVCDGKFSTVLVIGQPSQRFVTSDLHSGDKVVAVNGNEVDGSITQDVLDRSVDSHGETMSITVCPCSRKPQYWDEPLLLSKWSNCLQLNPVYAKASQQKNTTTVSAVDSNNYVSIENGCQQDDVVSVSFHPSQLSNVKAIEHVVDDVKQEVSVQDMQAATHQNSLTFAGNPPDVCHNEELSPQKGELPDIVWSSLQDECEGDQLKVNDINDLWNEVEEIECEKTDVGLGLVFSEILDHEKRPLALFLTDATRCITADGTLSVGDRLLSVGEHDLTHLDCAAAREVFKKLPVGRVMLKIQRACHPSYWSDDSQSLLVQDEDNMKSADFEEVELTSYEEQHIDVAAGDDLSLETKPHEELKLGHQKIVGSELPNSLMTDLMERGAGEASAMSDVSTPYEVQPTVGQLSDHTNALNAVRSNKQPLTAEDLLRPHWVALNARLEVSDIVNHLYERQIISLENMEMIKCGRTRQERAYQLLMMLNTRSWADVVQFGQILSQYSQMRDLGQKILVDAGKIEPDKLLDVRFLVQENIRLQQESIRLQQENYQLQAKLDMLTLQTARDGK, from the exons ATGTCACACGTTGTAGATTCTACTACCAGTGGCTGTTACACAG ATGAAGGTACCAGTGAGCTTGTACCGTCTGTATTCGTGCTACACTCCGATGCAGCAAGAGATTTCGAGCTGGGTAGGTTCGTTGTCAGCGCAATCGCCGATTTGGGCTTATCTGTTTATCATCTCGCTCTTGAGAGCTTCGTGACGAAGAGAGAAGCTCTGGAGACTGCACTAGAGCAGGCGCAGTACTACGTGGTTATTTTCAGTGAAAAATTCAAGAAGGATGCGAAGTCTGCTAAACATCTGAACATTTTGTTCGAGAAATTTGTTAGCAGGAGACAGAAGACTGTGTTGCCAGTTCATTTTGACGTTTCAGAGCAGAAAATGAGGAACATGTTTCCTGTATTCAACGTTTTCTGTGCAAAGCAAGTGTCATCGTCGTCTGATTTACAAGCAGAATCAAAGAGACTTGCTCGTGAGTTGTACTTTCTTATTAGAAAATCAA AACATGAGCAGTGTGTAGGACACAGTGGACTGCAGTGGGATTGGGAGAAAGAGGCAACAGTTGTGGAAGCTGAACGACTGGAATGGTGTTCTATCAGAAATATACAG ACTGTTTCACTAACTGGCAAGATTTCTGACATTTTTGTTGTCATGGCTACAGGTTCTGACAGTTTGTCAGACCTCGTACCTGGAGATCTCATTGTGAGCGTGGGTGGACATGCCAttgaacaaatagacaagaaTCAGGAGCTGAAGCAAACTGCAGGTGAAGAGGGTAAGCCTTTCCAGGTTGCTGTAAGACGAGTAATCAAGAAGCCAAACTACATGACATTTCATTTCTTTGAACAATTTCATGAGGACGATTCAGATCACACCACGAGTGTGGACAATACAGAACAAAATACTAATGATG GTCGCATTACAGTATTTGTTGGTTGTTCAGATGAAAACAAAGATGACAAAGATTGGGCAGTGCGACTAGCTTGTGCTCTGAGCGATTTAGGTTTTGTCCAAATGCTGGTTTGTGAGCGTTTGTTTGCAAACTTTTGCGATAGACTGAATGTTGCATTGAAATCTTCGTATTACATTCCTATCTTCAGTCCACTGGGCTTCTCTGAAGCAGCTGCAAACTGTCTTGTTAACATTGATCAGCTGAATACGATGTTTGATCAATTTATGGACTATGATAAGAAGGTTCTCCCCATTGCACGGTGCGGTATGACATGGAAAGAACTGACAGATAAACTTCCTACGTTTTGCCAACGTCCACTTGAGATTAGCAGTGATGTGGATGTAACCAAGTCTATAATGGATACAGCCAGGAAGTTTTACG ATGAAGTTCCAGCAGTTAACAGCAGTTTGGAATGGGAATGGagctcaacaacaaaaacggttgtttgttgtctgtcaatttcactGAGCCAAATTCAG GTTGTTTGTGATGGGAAATTCTCTACTGTGCTTGTTATTGGGCAACCCAGTCAGCGTTTTGTGACATCAGATTTGCATTCTGGTGATAAGGTGGTTGCTGTTAATGGTAATGAGGTTGATGGTTCTATCACCCAGGATGTATTGGATCGATCTGTTGACAGCCACGGAGAAACAATGAGCATAACAGTTTGTCCATGCAGTAGGAAACCTCAATATTGGGACGAGCCCTTGCTTTTGTCGAAATGGTCAAATTGTCTTCAACTAAATCCAGTTTATGCAAAGGCATCTCAACAGAAAAATACAACAACTGTTTCTGCAGTCGATTCAAACAATTATGTTTCTATTGAAAATGGATGCCAACAAGACGACGTCGTGTCAGTTTCTTTTCATCCCAGTCAGTTGAGTAATGTGAAGGCTATCGAGCATGTAGTTGATGATGTTAAGCAGGAAG TATCTGTACAAGACATGCAAGCAGCCACACATCAG AATAGTTTAACATTTGCTGGCAATCCTCCTG ACGTTTGTCATAATGAAGAGCTCAGTCCTCAGAAAGGTGAACTACCAGACATTGTGTGGTCCAGTCTTCAAGATGAATGTGAAGGAGATCAGTTAAAGGTGAATGACATCAATGATCTGTGGAATGAGGTTGAAGAGATAGAATGTGAAAAGACTGATGTTGGCCTTGGTTTAGTTTTCAGTGAAATATTG GATCATGAAAAGAGACCATTAGCATTGTTCTTGACTGATGCCACAAGATGTATTACAGCTGATGGGACATTGTCTGTTGGCGATCGATTGCTGAGTGTTGGAGAACATGATCTTACGCACCTTGATTGTGCTGCTGCACGTGAAGTGTTCAAGAAGTTACCTGTTGGACGTGTTATGCTGAAGATACAACGTGCTTGCCATCCAAGCTATTGGTCAGATGATTCACAGTCATTACTCGTACAAG ACGAAGACAACATGAAATCTGCTGATTTTGAAG AAGTGGAACTGACTTCATATGAAGAGCAACACATAGATGTTGCTGCTGGTGATGATTTATCTCTAGAAACAAAACCACACGAGGAATTGAAGTTAGGCCATCAAAAGATAGTTGGGA GTGAATTACCTAATTCGCTTATGACAGACTTGATGGAACGTGGAGCAGGTGAGGCGAGTGCCATGTCTGATGTGTCTACTCCTTATGAAGTCCAGCCAACAGTTGGCCAACTATCTGATCACACAAATG CATTAAATGCTGTTCGGAGCAACAAACAGCCTTTAACAGCTGAAGATCTTCTTCGGCCTCACTGGGTTGCGCTGAATGCTCGACTTGAGGTATCTGATATTGTTAATCATTTATATGAAAGGCAAATCATATCATTGGAGAATATGGAAATGATTAAATGTGGTCGAACTAGACAGGAACGGGCCTATCAACTACTTATGATGTTAAACACGAGGTCATGGGCTGACGTCGTACAATTTGGACAAATATTGAGTCAATATTCACAAATGCGTGACTTGGGACAGAAAATTCTAGTTGATGCGG GAAAAATTGAGCCTGACAAGTTGCTTGATGTTCGGTTTTTGGTTCAGGAAAACATACGTTTACAGCAGGAAAGCATACGTCTGCAGCAAGAAAACTATCAGCTGCAGGCAAAGCTTGACATGTTGACACTTCAGACTGCAAGAGATGGGAAGTAG
- the LOC134179405 gene encoding uncharacterized protein LOC134179405, translating to METFKSDEQEDNQSSVRPVVTVTESEDSKRGLIQGNQFLAPPVPSFSPATPFHQPMTPRTPGTPMTAEAAGIIPQLQNIVSTVNLNCKLDLKRIALHARNAEYNPKRFAAVIMRIREPRTTALIFSSGKMVCTGAKSEDESRLAARKYARVIQKLGFPARFTEFKVQNMVGSCDVKFPIRLEGLVLTHQQFASYEPELFPGLIYRMVQPRIVLLIFVSGKVVLTGAKKREEINEAFENIYPILKGFRKT from the exons ATGGAAACCTTCAAATCCGACGAACAG GAGGATAATCAGTCGTCCGTCAGGCCTGTGGTGACAGTAACCGAAAGTGAAGACTCGAAACGTGGTTTAATCCAAG GAAATCAGTTTTTGGCTCCCCCAGTTCCTAGTTTTTCCCCAGCAACGCCTTTTCATCAGCCCATGACGCCGAGGACTCCTGGGACGCCgatgacagctgaagctgCTGGAATTATTCCACAACTACA GAATATTGTTTCAACTGTAAACCTGAACTGTAAATTGGACCTCAAGCGAATTGCTCTTCATGCCAGAAATGCCGAATATAACCCAAAA CGCTTTGCTGCTGTCATAATGAGAATTCGAGAGCCTAGGACGACTGCCCTCATTTTTAGCTCTGGCAAGATGGTCTGCACAGGAGCTAAGAG TGAAGATGAGTCTCGTCTGGCAGCTAGAAAATATGCAAGAGTAATCCAGAAACTTGGATTCCCG GCTCGTTTTACAGAGTTCAAGGTTCAAAATATGGTGGGCAGCTGCGATGTAAAATTTCCTATTAGATTAGAAGGTCTTGTCCTCACCCATCAACAGTTTGCCAG TTATGAGCCAGAACTCTTTCCTGGTCTTATCTACCGAATGGTGCAGCCCAGAATTGTATTGTTGATCTTCGTTTCTGGGAAAGTTGTATTGACAG GTGCTAAGAAACGAGAAGAAATAAACGAAGCATTTGAGAATATTTATCCAATATTGAAAGGATTTCGTAAAACATAG
- the LOC134179974 gene encoding uncharacterized protein LOC134179974, with protein sequence MAAADEETTLCVLCADEGPDGYPEKVIAALEKKDVSCLRLPKVARKLPNHQYELSFEPWREEMTACVKRCVCLVWIVTTEFLKLWNENMLSNGQFSFQSSVRDVLNAFHAKYRQDDVISENRVFPIRDGVNPTDIREICSVFGAAMSVDSKTMSVDRIADTIKAKASGIQQKINQKFTATDEQCAIEAAHEEVSAAIDADADVVAHKSTVLRPGQSAALVVPSVFSSGQSRLATGNIIDSSQDDEDREGQRQTNWDDDGSDQRMAYFVREPSRNALQLIETQVEKCQETPVEPVQDTFIKETKNPSKAISELREVASVVTKSLTSSTSSIKKILPPTAAIGDKVTV encoded by the exons ATGGCGGCTGCTGATGAAG AAACTACTTTATGCGTACTTTGTGCGGATGAAGGTCCGGATGGCTACCCGGAAAAGGTTATTGCAGCGTTAGAGAAGAAGGACGTCTCGTGTTTGCGTCTTCCCAAAGTCGCGAGGAAACTTCCTAACCATCAATACGAGCTGAGCTTTGAACCATGGCGAGAAGAGATGACAGCATGTGTCAAACGATGCGTGTGCCTCGTGTGGATTGTTACCACGGAATTCTTGAAGTTATGGAATGAAAACATGTTATCAAATGGACAATTTTCTTTTCAAAGCAGTGTAAGGGATGTGCTCAATGCCTTTCACGCGAAATACCGACAGGATGACGTCATTTCTGAAAATCGAGTTTTTCCTATTCGTGATGGTGTCAACCCCACAGACATACGGGAGATCTGTAGTGTGTTTGGAGCAGCAATGTCAGTGGACTCAAAAACGATGTCTGTTGACAGGATTGCCGACACTATAAAGGCTAAAGCAAGTG GTATTCAGCAGAAAATTAATCAGAAATTTACAGCAACTGATG AACAGTGTGCAATAGAGGCTGCACATGAAGAAGTTTCTGCTGCtattgatgctgatgctgatgttGTAGCCCACAAAAGTACAGTGTTGAGACCTGGTCAATCTGCAGCTTTAGTTGTACCAAGTGTGTTTTCTTCTGGACAATCAAGACTTGCCACAG GGAACATCATTGATAGTTCACAGGATGATGAAGATAGAGAaggacagagacaaacaaattgggATGATGATGGCAGTGATCAGAGGATGGCTTACTTTGTCAGAG AGCCCAGTAGAAATGCTTTACAGTTGATAGAAACTCAAGTAGAGAAATGCCAAGAGACTCCAGTAGAGCCAGTGCAAGATACTTTTATCAAGGAGACAAAAAATCCTTCTAAGGCAATAAGTGAATTGCGTGAGGTGGCAAGTGTTGTGACTAAGTCTCTCACCTCTTCTACGTC GTCTATTAAAAAGATTTTGCCACCAACTGCTGCTATTGGAGATAAAGTTACCGTGTAG